GGATAAAAGATACCTGAGGGCAGCGGCTTACACAGACGACTGTGTGGGCCAAGATGTGGGTGCCTTCCCACCCAGAAGTCACATGCGGGCAGAATGGCCCCTTGTACCATCCCATGCACGAGCTGCCAGGGAGGGCTAGGCTGGTTCCCTCCTTTGTGCTATTTGCCCAGGTTTCCTTCTGCCCAAGCTCAGGTGTACCAGAACGAGAACACAAGGCCAGGATATACCTAGGCTCTGTACCTGGTCCCAGGCAGGGTTGGGCAGGTTGAGCTGTCAAAAGGCTCTGAAGGAACCTGGTCCGGCTTGAGTTTTCATTCTGCTACTTTCTAACTAGGTTATTGTGGCCgagcctgcctccacttcctcacCTTTACAGTAAAGTTGACCACAGGCCTACCTCACCAGAGTGACGTGCGACATGAGTGTGACTAAGGCTTGGAACGGTGCCAGGTCGCTGGGGGCGGGAGGTCCAGGGATCCCTAGCCATGCTGCTCTCGTACCCCAGCGGGGCTAGAAAGGGATGGCGGCTCCAGCATTCAATGCTATGGTCAAGGCCTTTTGTGGCTTTGGTAACTTTTAGTCTGGGGTAGCCTGGGCCTTTGGAGAGGAAGTGACCTTTGCTCCTGTGTATTAGGAGGAAGGCTAGGAGGATGCACCTCTCTCTCCAGTTGCTCATGAGATAGCAACTGTTTCGCCCAAGAGGGATCCAAGGCTGCACAAGAAAAGAGGTGAGGCCTCAGTAACAGACAGATCTGGAGTGACTCAAAGCAAGGATGCCTTCGTGACCGGCCATCTCTCTTCTCAGGGGCCAAGCTGGGACCACCAGACTAGCAGTGATTTGGTCCCGGGGACAGTGCTGCTGACAAACCCAGCATGACCGTGCTTCCTCAGTACTGCCAGTTGAAGGGACACTGGGACTCTTTCCAAGGCTTCCTGGAGGCTGAAGGTGTTGGAAATAAGCCTCTGTGGTGCTGGAACCCAAGGCCTCGTGTATGCcagtcaagtgctctaccaccgtCCCTAGCTCATGGGCATGAACCTTTAACAAGGACATTTGTGGTTATGAGCTGGGGGCCAGGGAAGTGAATTGAAAGGGAAGTACAGGAACCACCCATGGGCTGGTGTGTAGGCCTATCTTCTAGAGTGACAGCAACAAATTTGAGACAAGCTTTTCCCTCATAAGCAGGTCTCAGAGAGGGGTTGACTCCACCACTGAATACTCCTGCCACGAAAATGGCTTGCTGGCCTTCATCTTGGGTTCCTCAATCTACTTCCAGGTCTCTTGCATGTCCCTGAGCCAGAGGTTTAGCCGAATGGTAGAGTGGGAATCCTACCATGGCCCTAGACTACTCCTCTTCCCCAGGGCCCTCATGCCCAGGGCTCTGACCAAGTCGTACTCCCACACCCATGTCTGTTACAGCACACGTGTATTTGGCCTCTGTGATCCAGACGTGGCCAGATGTCCGTTACCTGCCGGCGCCTCTGTTTCTCCTCCTCTAGGTGCCGGGCGAAGTCCTTGGCCAGCTTCCTCTCCTGTCGCTCCTTCATTTTCCGCTGCCAGGAGGTACGCAGGGGCTTGTCCTGAACCATCTGGGAGAACCTTGGCAGGAGAGGAGGCACTCAGGGGACCTCTGTGGTACTGCCTTCACACCCTGCTCTCACTGGGCTCTGGGTCTGCTTCCCGTCCTGCCTGCCTGGACCTCGCTTTCTATAGAAGCTTAGGATGGAACAGGCCGCTAAGCATGGCTATATTGAAGCATATGGCTGTAACTCAGATAGGCTTGTGCTTTCCATTCTAGAGGAACAAACCAAGACCTCGAGTCCTTGCATTCCTAAGTATATGCCGGGTCTTGAACCTTTCTGTACCCATATGGCCTCAGCTGTGAAGTTTTGTTGCCACCAAACATGGTGACCTGTGAGTGAATGCCTCTGAAGATGAGGTGCTCGCTCCCTAGAGGGGTATGGCTTTACTTCCAAACAGTAAGAACAGGGGGCTTTTCTGTAACAATTCTGATTCTTTCCCAGCTTtgggtatgtgtgtataagaGCTGTTTGTTCCCTTCCTAGGAGTCACACACAGTCTAGAACtttgccccccaccccattcATAAGCAGTCTGCACTGTTAACTTCTGATTCCCTCCCCTGCCAGGTCCCCAAAGGCTTGCTCAAGATTCCGCTCTCTAAAAACAGAGCAGTGAGTGTGTTGTGGACTTCCTTCCTACCCTTAAAAATTGGGATATGAGAATCCTGAAAGCACAAGATGCTGGAAGCCTGGAGAAGTCAGACCACAGACATGATGCTGTAATGTATCATCGTGGAAATGGTCCACATCTCGTCTGTCCTCTAGGGGATCTTCCCCACAGCAGAAATCTCAACTGAACCCCACTGCTCTTTCCCTACTGCCTAAATGATGCCTTTTCCACATGGGCCTCTTCATTCCTTCTCTCAAAGATATGAACTGAGCACTTATGATGCCCCAGAACTGAAAGGACAAGGAAGACTTCATGTCTTAAGAAGGCTGCAACTGGAGTCAAGTCAGATCCACAGAAGCAGGGTGATGGGTTCCGATCACCTGCTTTGTAAGCCAATCTGTGCTCACATCCTGTGTCTCATTTAGCctccctgagccttggtttcctcGGATGTACAACCATCAAAAACAGTAACACTTTCCccaaagggcagagagaaagattACATGTGCTGCTGGGTGGGAAAGACTCTCCCTTTGGTCAGTCCCTATCGAAGAGACACGTAACCAGTGCCCAGTGATATATTTTATCAAAGACAATAACTAACAGACAACAGTGGAAAGGACTTCACTGCATTCAAGTAATGGGCGCCTTTCTTGCTCTGCCGCCCTCACCAGATGTGGTAgacaaagtaaatatttttggaacAAACTCTGAACTCTGGACAAAGAGGATGGaagggcagggtgtggtggcgcatgcctttaatcccagcactagggaggcagaggcaggcagatctctgtgaattccaggacagccagtgttacatactgagaccctgtctcaaaaaaaaaaaaaaaaaaaaaaaaaaaaggatggaaagCAAGTTCAAAAGAACCACGGCCGAGGGCAGAGAAATGACCACTGAGGGTCTCCACCCCCAACCTCAGGGCATTTGACATTCTGATTCTGATTGTTAACTTCACTCGGGTGAGCTCTTTCCAACCCTGGGATTGCATTCGGGTAAAGGCGGGGTCCAAACACACAGAGAGCCCTACCTACCGTCCatgctgccccaccccccactttaCCTCTTCTTGGAGCGGTCTTTCCACACACGCCCGGATTTGGGCTTCCCCTTCGGGATTACAGGaagctcctccttctccttcaatTTCTTGGGCGCCGGGGCCTGGGGAGAAGATATGACTCGCTTCTTTGTGTTGAGACCCCCTGTCACCGTCTGGCCAGCCGGAGGTAGCCTGCTTGGTTCCTGCGGGCGCTCTAGGGAGCTGGGTGCCCGGGCTGTCAGCTCCTGTACTGGCCGAGAGGGCTCGGGACCCGGTGCCTGCTGGCCCGGGCAGGGCTCTGGGGATCCTGGGACCAGCTCCTCCTTAGCGTGGACCACCTGGGAGTCCAGTTCTCCCCGTGTGGCAGAGCATTTGGATGACTCCTCTCGCTGGGGGGATTCCGGACTCGACTCTGTCTGTCCTGCAGGTGGCACCAGGCCCAGATCTTGCAGAGGTTGAAGGGACCCGGGATCAGGCTCTGGCTGCCTTTGGGGGGACCCAAAACCTGCATCCTGTTTCAGACAGGGTGATCCCGGAGGTGTCTCCGGCTCGGGCTGGGGAGACGCAAGGTCCAGAGGCTGCACTCCCGGAGACTCGGGCTCGCTTGTTTCTTCTGGGTTCGACTCGAACTCTACAAGGACCCGTCTTACCCGAGAAACTGCGGGGTCAGGATGGGTCTCTAGGGACAGAGGTCTTAGGCCTTCAAGTCGCCGGCTGCGCCTCAGCGGCGTATCCATGGCTCACGTGTAGCCTCCGTCGCATTCGGAACCACAGGCGCCTTCATATGACGTCGACACACCCACTTCCGTACCGGGCAGGAAGCGCACTCGTGAGGACGCCGTGCTGATGGGAGGGGTGGAAAAGCAGGGCTGCCAGCCCCTTAGGGGCCGGGCTTAGTAGACGCATGCGTGTTGTGTCGCGTTGAATGCGTCTGGTTGCTGGGTTtccgtttttttttgttttttattttgtaaaatgcgTTTTCtaggtgctagagaagtagcggcacttttttatttttttccctgagagGAGAAGTCGGCAAAAGGGCCGAATGATCCTGTTAACTCTGGAACGGCCGGGCCCGCAAACGTTGCGCTGtctcagttttctcttttgtaaCAGAGGCTTTGCGCCGTGTTCCTAAGGAGGATGTATTCGGGCCTCCATGAGCGGGCAATCTAAGTCGAGTTGTGTTAAACGTTCCCACCCTTGccgcctctctcttctcctcttccgtGCTCAGGTTTGCAGTTAGTGGTTCTCTTCTTTCAAAACTAATTAATAAGCAAAGTGTCAGGCCTGAGGCCCAGAAAGCCTTGACTGCTTGTTGTCAAAGTTGGGACTCACAACCTGTACCCCAAGTCAGGTCTGGCTGCTTTGTTCTCAGTGAGCCTATTGAAAGAGCAGAATTAAAAGTGGAAAGCTTTAGAAAAAGATGTATTCATTGTGGTCATACTGGGTAGGGTTACAAAGAGATTCAGTGAATCACCCAAGTCTGTCCACAGGGTCCTGAAGTGAGATAAAAATTTAGATAGAGGGCCACGGATAAGCACATCTAAGCAGTCCCTGTCAAGGTGTGACCTCACCCACCAGGAACCCATCTTTATCTGGGTTTTAGTCTCATCCTGTGAAGTGGTCTGACAAGGTGTTAGAACTGTATGAAATCTCTGTCCAGGAGACAAGTTCCTCCCCTGGCTGgtgtcctttccttctcccagcatgagaatTCTGGGGAaatccccatttctctctctctctctctcttttttttttttttttttttttttttttggtttttcgaggcagggtttctctgtgtagctttgcgcctttcctggaactcgctctggagaccaggctggcctcgaactcacagagatccgcctggctctgcctcctgagtgctgggattaaaggcgtgcgccaccaccgcccggcttgaaatcCCCATTTCTTTGGGGTCCATTGTCTGATGGTCAGATTGTCTGACAGATTGAGAGACCcaagtgtctctttagaacaCCTTCGTTTCTGCCAGAGTGGTTACATGCTAACCCAGGAGGAGGCCAGGAAGATGAAAAGTTCCTGCGGGGTGGAAAGTGGGTGGGGAATTCTTGCCATCCATGGTCTCAGATGCATACCGATGGAGTCAACCTGAGTGCACCCCGAGGGGCAGGCAATAACACAGCCTCTCCATGGCACGGGAAACAGTTGCACCCATGTGCTGTAATTTTATatgtcagttcctgcctccctgGTTCCTCTGCTGGCTCACAGCTCTCATGCTCCTGATCCAAGGACAGCTTCAGGGAGTTGGTGCTCAGGCACTAACTCTCCCAGCTtcccccctcccctacccccccaATCCTCAAAGGAGTAGGTTCTGTGTGGTTACTCAAATTCCTGCCCCTGCTGGAATGGTCCAATACTCAGACCCACACGGTGGTTGCCCGGGCCTGTGGAGGAGCTATATGCCTCCACTCCTGCTCCAGGCTGCCTCAGCTCCCCCTACTTCCTGACTCTTACCTCTATCTGGAGGGATCACTTGCAAATGTTGATGAGATCACATCCCAGGTCTACTTAAAATAACCCAGGGCTAATTTTATGTCCCTGCCAGGATAGCTTGTGTGCGTGAGCGATGGCTTTTGAACAGAGGGCTTTGAGTGTGCCTCTGATACATATGCAAGGTTCCTCTTGAGCCCAGCCTGCcactgtcgtgtgtgtgtgtgtgtgtgtgtgtgtgtgtgtgtgtgtgtgtgtgtgtgtgtgtggtgtcaggGGAGGCTCCTGAAATTTGCAGAGCAATCACTTTCTCCCTTACTTTCACACGTTAAGCCAGAGGATAGGAAGGGGCTTTTGTGTTCCCCAGAGACCTCGGCAGGGTTCAGCCCCAGGCTTTTGTGAAGGTAACCTGGTAGTTCACATGCCCTCAGGCTTCTCCCTGGCTCACTTTCCCACTCATTTATGGTTGCTTCTAAGGAGGGGGGCGGGCACTTTGAAACAGATTATTTACATATAAATCCTCATCTCAAGCATTGACATCTGTTACTGTATCAAAGTTCTCCTGCACCTTGAATCTCCAGGCAGAACCTGAGATGCAGGGGCCTAATGAAGATCTGTCtatttctttgtgtatgtttgtgtgagctTGTCTTTCAAACTTCcagtgccagtgtgtgtgtgtgtgtgtgtgtgtgtgtgtgtgtgtgtgtgttctgtttatGGGTATTTGCCTCTGCCAGGGCAAGGTGAGAGAGTACCTGGCTGACTATATTCGTTTCTTGGTTCAAGCATTCATATCGCTGTGTGCTGCTGCCTGTATAAGTCAcatgtgcccgtgtgtgtgtgtgtgtgtgtgtgtgtgtgtgtgtgtgtgtgtgtacctctgtgcATCTGTCAGTGCAGACCTTTGTACTAGGATTGACAGTCATCCCCCTGGCTTGGCACTCCAGGGGGCTAAACAAATACCAGGAGACCCCTGGTAGGCAGCAAGTGTTTAGTTGGTGCTGGAGATTTAAGATCTCAACTGTGCTGCCCTGATTGGGTGGATGATTGAAGCCTAGGAGAGTATCTGATCCATATCATGGGTCCATCTGTGGGCACTGGTTTCCTTCAGTCAGCAGATCTCAGGTTACATAAATAAGCCAGGTCTTGCTCAGTCAGCACTTCATGGCATGTGTGACACTCGGCCCCTCCAGTGCATAGGCCAGGGGCAGTCGGGAACAGGAATGTCTGCAGGAGGGGCAGTTGCCAGGCAGCTAAACCTTCCAGCTCTGTGACTAATCCTGGCTCACAGTGTCACTCGCTGCCTGGCTTCGGCCAAGAGCTTTATCCTTTCTGTGCCCCGGGTACCTTCTGGAGAACAGGGAGGTTTGCTGAGTTGAGAGGCTTCAGAGTCAGACAGGCCAGGTGGGACCCCGCCCCCCGGAGTCAGACAGGCCAGGTGGGACCGTCAGCCGCAAGAGCAGCGCACCTGCCTCCTAGGGTGGTTGTGCAAAGTGAACAGGgttgcacacgcacacacctggCGGCAGTCTTCTCTCTGCTACTCAGGGGTTGCTGCTCACATATTCAAAGACGTGTTTCCTATCGCGTTTCTAGAGTCGCCTTTTAGTCAGACCGAAATCTCCCGTCTCTCCAGCTGTTCCCCGGTTCTCCACAGGcctccctgcccacctcccccaGAACTGACTGCACTCAGCACTGGCTTCATCCTCTCCCTGCTCCATGGCTCCCAGCAGTGTGACTGGCACCCTGCCCTCATGCTCTTCCTGGCGTGGCCCTCCAGTGGAAACCCTCCATGTGGCTCCAGCTGTCTCCTGGAGTTATTTTAGATACTGTAAGATTTCCTcgcctctcctccccttcctctcctctctttgttcCCTGTCCCCCCTTTTCACTTGCCCCTCCCACCCCGTGAAGCCgtcttggttggcctggaactcatggcaatccacCTATCTCACCCTCCTGAATGTTTGCTACAGATGTGAATCACCGTGACTGGCTAGTGTAGGACTTCTGTTGAGTTGTTTTGACCTCTTTGGGGTCTAGCTCATCATGTAATCCTCAATCCCCCTCCTTTTTTGGCAGGTGTGAATAGCTGCTTTCAGGTGTGAATTGGTTCCACAGAAACACGAGCAGGACAGGGGCCAGCTCTTACCGAAAGTGCTCATCTCAGCCCTCGTTCCCTTTGACTCttgagatgggggaggagggcaggagtggaggagaggaggaccaTTGGGCTGTGCCTGCAGGGCACTCACAGGGCATTCACAGGGTTCAGGGAAGCTGCAGGGAAGGTCCTCTCCAAAGCTCTTTGGTACCTGCTGCTCAGGGTGAGGAGAGTAAGCAGAGTTTGTCTCCAGATCCCTCTTGGAGCATCTGGAGGTTTTGCTGAAACAGGAAGCAGCACTGCCACCATCCCCTGGTTGGCAGAGGGTGGGGGATGCTTGTCTGTGTATGGGTGGGTGGAGCTAGTTTCTCTCTTAAGGCCCTGCTAGCCTTCATAGCGTGCTTCCTGCCCTGAACAGGTCAAAGAAGGGGCTAGCAGTGACACCTGAGCAGGTGGAAGTAGGGACCCTAAGAAGGtggcatcccatcccatcccatcccatcccttcccatcccatcccatcccatcccatcccatcccatcccatcccatcccatcccatcccatcccatccactTCCTAGTGTATCTAACAACAGTGCTTCTCCAGCTGCAGTGAGAATCAGTCAAATGCAAGGTGTGTCCAAGCCCAGATGTTAGGATTCAGTACGTTTGGGATGTGGCTTTGGATGTCTACCAAACTCTCAGGGGCTGGTGCCGGTGCTGCTGGTGATGGTGCTGGTGGTCATCGcagtgctggtggtggtggtccacAGACCACACCCTGAGGATCAATGTCCCAGAGGAAGAGATGAACAAAACCTGAAGAGGCTGCCTTCTTCGTCCTCCACACAGTGCAGAGGCAGAGTTCACCATCATCGCATTATTCACCAAGCACTAGTTATTTTCCCTGTGCCTGATACTAGAAAAACACTGGGGGAACGGGTAGGCATGGTCTGTGAGTTCGtggaattttattaatttagggGTACCTCTGGAGAACATGAATCTGAAAACCCCGAGGTCGTCTGATCAGGAATGAGTTTCCCCAGTAAATAGGCGAGGTAATGGGATCTCAGAGAGGCCACGAGGCTTCCTGACAGTCACTCAAATGTGACTTTAACCTAGACTCCTCAGTCTGAGATCTGCCTCCAACAACCTAGCTGGGAACCACCACCAAAACTACTGGGGCTGGGCTTGAATGGGACAATGACAGACCCTGTACGCATTACCAGAGGGTGTTGGCTGGGGCTTGAGTATAAAAGGAGAACTCGTCAGAAAGACAGGTAAATATGTCCCAGAGTTGCACACACTCAGACTCTCAGTTCCCAAGATCTGGCCAATGACAGAGTTTCAGGATAAGtcacttccctcctccccctccctgtttACTAGCTACCCTTCTCatttcctccacatctggctgctTGACAGCTCCATTTTCTCCAGTGTGATGATATCCACTTCCGTTGTCCCTTTCAGTTGCTATGGTGGCCTCATCTCCATGGCAACCTCTGGAGATGCTGTCTTTTTGTGAtattgggaatggaacccagggtttcacacatgctaagcaagggTTTTAACACTGCACCATACACCCCCAGCCCTTGGAGATACTGACTTGGTGACCAAGAAAGAGCACCCCAGAACCAAGTATGAAAGCCGTGAACCACAGATGAACCACAGATTAAACTGGTCCCTGATTTAGTGTTGGGAatctctgttctctctgcctgctcacATTGCAGTAGTCAGACCAGCCCCAGATCTCACTCAGAGTGAGGTGCATTCAGCCTCAAGTGGGTGAACTGAGTCTTTCTGAGTCAGTGAActatcttttctgttttcatggagCCTCCAAATGTCTTATCCTACCCTAGGTACAAGGCTGCCCATGGAGCTCACAGGATCACAGGGCAGGGCCAGAGTTCACTGTCACCCTATCACTTACTTACCCATTTATCCCATCATGTACTTACCCATCAGGAACTGATTGACTGTGTGCCCTGTGATCATAATTCTGCATCCCAGATGCTCTGACTTGATCTACTGAAGGGTGTCATAGAAACGGACAGATTGTTTCCTCTGCAAACACCATTTGTTTGCAGATTGAAAGgcattgccaggcggtggtggcgcacacctttaatcccagcactcgggaggcaaaggcaggtggatctctgtgagttcgaggccagcctgggctaccaagtgagttccaggaaaggcgcaaagctacacagagaaaccctgtctcgaaaaactaaaaaaaaaaaaaagaaaaaaaaaaaaaaagaaaaaaaagaaaggcatgtCACTAACAAGATGTTCAGCGATAttgatcaaaatgtattttattgtgGTAGATTAGAAAGTCATGAACATGTCCCAGTTTCACTGCTAGCTGAAGCCCTCAGGATTCTGTCTGGAGTAGCTTGTGGGTCTCGTCTAATTCTCAGGGTAATCTTGTCTTTCGGAGGTGCAGTGATAGAAGCTGGCCAGTGGTCCAGTGAGGGTTTGAATCGAGAGCTCTGCTTCCAAAACACGTGTGATTTTACCCACATCTCTCTGCCTTTGTGTCTCTGGCACTTGATCTAAAGCTAGAGCAAGTTCCCACGCTAGCCCAGGCTGCTTCTGTTCTTCGTAAATAAGCCAGAAGTTGCAGGTCTTCTCAGCTGGtagatggtggtgcatgcctgtaatcctagcactcgggaggtggggGCGGGCTTGATGGGTAAGGCTGAAGGaccaggaggtggaggccagctTGGATATTTGAACaagttaattaaattatattaattaaataaataaaagcatgctTCCTATAGAGACAAGGACAGATGAATCAGAGTGatattttattctgttctgtGCTTCTTAACATAACACAACACTCAGATGTTATCACTTTCTGCTGTGTGGTTTTAGCTCTCTGCTTTTAAAATGACTCTGCATAGACAGACTTTCCTGGAAAGGTGTTGAGGACTGAGTTTTCCAAAGCTGGCCTGGGTACTGTCTTCCTACCCATGTGATCTTTTTATTGTGTGACCTGGACAGCCCTCAGGTGCTTCAGACTCTAGGATAGCCTCAGCTAATGGAACAATGGCGCTGTTGTTACATATTTCTGAGGTTAGATCATGGACCGCTGAGTACTTCTGCTTGGCTCTCATGGGATGCTGGCTCTTGGAACTCAGCCGACATGTTGTGAGGAAGTTCAACTCACCCTATGTGGAGAGACTGGCACTGTCTTTGGTAGTCCAGACAGGCTGCTAACACCCTTCATCATCTACCAGGTGGGAGTGGAGATGGTTCTGTTTGATTCTATGCCCCATTCCTCAGGTCATTCCTAACTTTGAGCCTGGGACTGTAGGTGGTATATACGATAGGTGGTATATACTGGAAACATGGactacacacacgtgtgtacagaAGAGATGCTGACTGTGAGCTCTGTTGAGTCTAGTTGAGGAGAGAAGACCCTGGTGTGCATTGTGTGACCCTTGATTGAGGTTTGGCATCTTCCAGGTCCATGGAGCAGGAGGAACACTGAAAGTTGATGAGGAGTTACAAGAAGTTGTTTCTcgtggctcaggcttctctctGCAGACCTCACCCAGTGTCCCTCTTCTTTGGGacattagtgtttttattttcctaaagtAGATAATCTCcttacacagaaagaaaagtgactgacctctctagccccagtgtctacctctgtgggcagACTTAATAACGTGCTATACAAGTTTATGACCTGGCTCAGGACTTACCAGTGGGCAGCCCAGGTCTAAATGAGCAGCTCAGATGTGATATGCAAAGGGTCGTTTGCCAAGAAGGAATCTATCagcctttaaaacattttctaaaacgttacctgggggctggagagatgggttagtggttaagaacagatgctgcccctgcagaggacctgagctgttCCTAGTACCAAGTTgggtggcttaccagtacctgtggggatctgacgccctcttctggccttcaagagGTCTTGCACTCATGTGTGTATAACcccacatagatacacacatatatacgtatttttaaaaaagtcatctTTTTCAAAGAGAATGACAGAGGGAACAGCATAGAAGAAAAGTCACAACCACAACACCTGGAAAACAGTAAAAATACATTTAGGACAAGTCTTCCTATTGTCCTCCAGTAAGTCAGCTCTGTGATTTGTGAATGGGGAGAGCAGGATAAAAGCCAAGAGAGGAAAGTGTTCTGTAGTGTGTGCACATACAGTGCCATGTTGAACAGAAAGAATGAGGGTTATAATTTGTATTAA
The nucleotide sequence above comes from Peromyscus maniculatus bairdii isolate BWxNUB_F1_BW_parent chromosome 1, HU_Pman_BW_mat_3.1, whole genome shotgun sequence. Encoded proteins:
- the Ccdc86 gene encoding coiled-coil domain-containing protein 86 — protein: MDTPLRRSRRLEGLRPLSLETHPDPAVSRVRRVLVEFESNPEETSEPESPGVQPLDLASPQPEPETPPGSPCLKQDAGFGSPQRQPEPDPGSLQPLQDLGLVPPAGQTESSPESPQREESSKCSATRGELDSQVVHAKEELVPGSPEPCPGQQAPGPEPSRPVQELTARAPSSLERPQEPSRLPPAGQTVTGGLNTKKRVISSPQAPAPKKLKEKEELPVIPKGKPKSGRVWKDRSKKRFSQMVQDKPLRTSWQRKMKERQERKLAKDFARHLEEEKQRRRQEKKERRAENLRRRLENERKAEIVQVIRNPAKLKKAKKKQLRSIEKRDTLALLQKQPPQRPVANV